Below is a genomic region from Leptospira meyeri.
GAATACTGTCTTCAACTGAAAATGAACCCCTGAAAACACCCTACTTCCCTTCCCAAATGATCAAAGACATTAATACTGAGATTGATGAATCAGTGAAAAAGGCATTCGAGGAAATACTAACTGAAGAAGAGATTACCGACGATTTCCTTCAATCTACCTTAAGTTTATTTTTAAAATCCAAAAATTACCAAAAGTCCGAAGGATTTATTGAATTTATACCCAAGTTTAGATTCACCAACCAGAAAACTATCGTCCTAACAGCCACTCCCCTATTGATTGCGTATGAGAAATTAGCTGGTGATAGACTTGTTAATCACCGAATTATTACACCTGAATTAAAAGCTTCTATCATACAAGATTGTAGCGGAAGCTACTCAAGACAGTCGCTAAAGAATAAATATGGTAAATCATTCTTTACTGATTTAATCGATACATACATCTCTCTTGGATACTATGCAATTTCCTACAAAAACTCCCACCCTCTTCTATCAGCTCACTTTGGAGCCACAACAAGTTTAAGAAGTCTAGAAGGAAAAAATCTAATTATTGCTGGAACTCCTAATGTTAGACCAGAAACATTTAGGCTTCAGTGTGCTTATCTGGGATTGAAACATAATTCTGTGGTAAACTACTCCGAAGCCATTGAGAGAAAAATTGATAATGGAAATGAAGTCAATTTCAATGGTTTTGAATTCCTATTTGTGACCTTGAGTGAAGATGAAGAGATTATAAGATTCCAACTCACGTTGATTGATGCGGAATTAGTTCAAGCTCTCGGAAGAGTGAGACCATATGAACATGGAGCAATAATTTTTCTATTCGCTAGACTACCAATTCCAGGGGCAAAATTTCTATGATAAAATTGAAAATATTCCCAATAAAGTACAATAAAATAAATTTAACTCATATTAGCTGCCATATTATTTCTTATCATTTTTTTACTAAGAATAGGATTTTTGTCTCGAAAAATTCAAAAGCTCGTTGATAATGCCAATTGAAAAGATTGCTCTTTTTGATTTTCTTTTTGAAATTTTAAAAACTTAAAGAAGTAAAGAGTATAATAATAAGAAGGAGAGGTAAATGAATTCATTTAATAATTCAAATGATAATAGTGTTTCATTGACTCTTTGGGAACTCCTTCTTAAAGTTAAACTCGAAGTAAATTCTACAGGAATATTAAAATCAAATCCCTTGGAGCACTTAAACATCGGAATTATATATGAATTATCGAGAAGGCTTAAAAGAAATTCAGCTTCGCAAAAAATGGAACTCATAGATTGGCAAAAGAATCCTAAACTAGCCAACGAACTTGCTTCAAAAATTTCAAATAACAAATATGAATTCGGCATTGCGAGGCAAACCACTATCCAATCAAACGGTAAAGATAGAATAATTTATTCGTATCGACTTGAAGACAAAATAGTTCAAAAAATCATCTCACTAGTATTAAATGAGATTTTTGATCATGAATTCTTTTCTGAATCCTTCGCCTATAGACCTAACATGAGTATTCAAGCAGGGATGAGGTTAATCGATCAACAGTATCAAGAGGAGAAATATTGTTTAAAGCTAGATATTCACAAATGCTTCAATAATATTGATAACTTGAAGTTAATTCAGATTCTTGAAAGTAAAATCAAGCACCCACATTTTTTAAAAATCATAAAGAAATCCTTAAACACTTACACAAAGTCAGACGGAAAAAAAGTGAAACATTCTGGAATTCCCCAGGGTAGCGTACATGCACCTATACTCGCAAATATTTACTTGCATCACTGTCTGGATAAACCATTGAGGGAAACCTACCCCGATATAAAATTTTATCGCTATGCAGATGATCTGCTACTAACAACAATTAAGGAGGATACAAACAATCAAATCAACAATTGGATTGAAAACACATTAAGGAGCCAAAATCTAAGTATCTCAGAGAAGACTCCAAATATCTCTCTGGAACTTAAGAATGGGCAAAAATTCCTTGGATACAAGGTTAGAAAGGAACAGGAACGATTAGTCATAGACATAGACCAGAGTAAGATCATACAAAAGATTCTTGAAATAGGTCTAAATACACCAAAGCACCTGAACAACTACCTTAGAAGCCAACTCAAATCCACAAGCATCTCGAAGGATACACATAGGTCCTGGTACTACATGTTGGTAGAACTACCCACCTTGATAAGGAGGGAGTTAAGCACCAAGGTGAAGCCAAGTAGTCTTGACACCATCCTTCACGAGATAGACTCTGCGAGTAAACCTTTGCTTAGAGAGTTGTCATCACAGCTACTCGAACATCAAATAAATTAAATCAATGCGTAACCATATTCTAGGGAAACAGGAGGAAAATTACAATATATCCCTAATAAAATTTAAAATTCGGTTATGAAAAAAATAAAAAAGCTCCTATTACAGAAGGACATCTCCTCTCTTATAGGAGCCATTGATTTCATTTCTTTTATAATTTGAATTTAATATCTTCTTATCGATATGGCTATTCATGTAACTAAAATTGAAATAAATTAATTAATTAGATTCTATGATTCCTTTCAAAAAAGGACTAACTAAGGGAAACGAATCGTAACGTCATGAAGTTCGACTTACTAATTTAGTGAAGTACCAACAAAAGGAATCATAAAATACTATGAAATATATCCAATACCAAAATCAATCTGAGAATTTTATAAAGTTCACCATGGAGAGTGTGAATCGATCCGAAATTTTTGGATTGATTGAAGAACTTTCCAATTTTTATCTCCTTCAAATATTCATGGATGAGATATCTCAAAATAAGTTGGAAAATCCAATTGAATTCTCCAGGATAATGCTCGAAGATGATAGACTCAAAGAATTTACAAAAACTATCAAAAATAAGTTACGTGCTATTAAAATGATGCCCGAAGTAAGTTTTAGCGAATTACTTATAAATTTACCAATTATAGAAAAAGTATATTTAGAAAATTATACTGCACAGGAAAGAAACGATATCGACGAGCTTTTCAAAAAAGTAATACGTAATATCATTTTGGAGAGAATGAAAACTTAATTTACTTCAAATTGGACTGCTTTGCAAGTTTTGAATGAATCTTAAGGGAGATATCGTGATCTCTTTGCCTATCACAATCATTAAATATCTCATGAAGATTAGAGCTGAAACATGCTTCCCCGAACTTGACTCTAATTTGCTTGAACTTAAAACCTGGGTTTCTATTTACTAACATGCGTAATAGTCTATCGAGATAATTACAGATAGGGTCGAAATTACTCTGAACACCTGTAAAACCTTTTTCAATCACATGAGAATATTTTAAATTTAAATCAGTTGAATTCATTTACGAAATCAATTTGAATATGAATAAGATTCTATGATAGTCTTATAATTGATAAGAGATTACTTTCCCATCGTAACTACCAATCGAAATCCGAGTGATGGGGATTTATGATCGGGAGGGAAAAAGAACCTGTGTAGCGGTCGATAATTCAATCCTCCGTGACCGTCAATATCAAATGAACCTCCTCTTGCTGATTTTAAAGTACTAGGAGTAATTCCTTTCGGGTCTATAGAAGGTGCATTTATATAAAGATTTTCATCAAACCAATCATCACACCACTCCCAAACATTTCCGAGCATATCATAAACTCCAAAAGAGTTAGATTTTTTCTTTCCGACTGGTTGTGAATTGTTCTTACTATTGTGCAAAGTCCAAGCATTCTCAAATATGTATTTTTCTGAAAATTCAGCTATTCCTTTGTCATTCGCCACATATTCCCATTCTGCTTCAGTAGGCAGACGATAAATTCTTTCATTATCTAAATTAAGTTTGCTGATATATTTTTGAACATCAAACCAACTCACATTCTCAACAGGACAATTTAAGCCACATTCCTTATTAAGTGAAGGATTGTTTCCCATTACATCTTCCCACTGTTTTTGAGTAACTTCAAATTTACTTATGTAAAAATTCTTAGATATAGTAACTTTACGTTTTGGTTTCTCAGAATCGAAACATTCCTTATCTTTCTTTTCGTCACAACCCATCAGAAAATTACCAGAGGGGATCAGTATAAATTCAATTCCATATTGATCCTTAAATTTTGAGTTAATATTTTCAGAGAAAATAGAACTCTTATTTAAAGTAACTAAAGCCAAAACAATGACAAAAAAAATGTATTTCACTTTCATTTCCTCCCTCCATTAATTTATCTCCTATATTATCTAAGAATATAACTAAGTAATTGAAATTTTTTTCCACAAATTATCCAATTCCAAATTTAATTTAAAGATTATACCAAAAAGCATCCGCTCAATTTATTCACAAATTTTTTAAAGATTCCAAATATAGTCTCCTAACTTCTTCTATCTATTCAATGCTTCCACAAAGATTCACCATTTATGCTAAAAACTCTAAAGTTTTTCACTTTCAAATTAATTTGTCTAAATTTTATCATTTTTTCTTGGATATATGGCAATCCTTCCCTAAAGTTTATCTTATAATTTTCAAAATTCTCTTCATTTAATAT
It encodes:
- a CDS encoding formylglycine-generating enzyme family protein produces the protein MKYIFFVIVLALVTLNKSSIFSENINSKFKDQYGIEFILIPSGNFLMGCDEKKDKECFDSEKPKRKVTISKNFYISKFEVTQKQWEDVMGNNPSLNKECGLNCPVENVSWFDVQKYISKLNLDNERIYRLPTEAEWEYVANDKGIAEFSEKYIFENAWTLHNSKNNSQPVGKKKSNSFGVYDMLGNVWEWCDDWFDENLYINAPSIDPKGITPSTLKSARGGSFDIDGHGGLNYRPLHRFFFPPDHKSPSLGFRLVVTMGK
- a CDS encoding reverse transcriptase/maturase family protein gives rise to the protein MNSFNNSNDNSVSLTLWELLLKVKLEVNSTGILKSNPLEHLNIGIIYELSRRLKRNSASQKMELIDWQKNPKLANELASKISNNKYEFGIARQTTIQSNGKDRIIYSYRLEDKIVQKIISLVLNEIFDHEFFSESFAYRPNMSIQAGMRLIDQQYQEEKYCLKLDIHKCFNNIDNLKLIQILESKIKHPHFLKIIKKSLNTYTKSDGKKVKHSGIPQGSVHAPILANIYLHHCLDKPLRETYPDIKFYRYADDLLLTTIKEDTNNQINNWIENTLRSQNLSISEKTPNISLELKNGQKFLGYKVRKEQERLVIDIDQSKIIQKILEIGLNTPKHLNNYLRSQLKSTSISKDTHRSWYYMLVELPTLIRRELSTKVKPSSLDTILHEIDSASKPLLRELSSQLLEHQIN